AAAGGAGATAAAATTAGTGTTAAAAGACAAATTGTGTATAAGGGTAATGACGGGTTAAAACATATGCAAAGTAATATTGAAAAAGTACCGATTAACTATAAAGAAAAGCTTATAAGTTTAGGAACACAGATGCTTTACAGAATAAGCAGTATAAACGCTAAAGACCGTAAGGAGAAGACGCCAAGAGAGGTAGTTAAGGGATTTTCAAGTAAGGGTAAATGTGATTTGGGGGTGCTTGAAAATTTTTTGAAATATTATGAGTGTGCGGTGTTTTATAAAATAGATGTGGATGAAAAATTATATCAAGAGTTTGTAGTAATTTGTGATAAAATATGTAATACACTTAAGCCAGAAGAGGAAGGGATAAAATGAGAAAATTTATTAACAAAATACGTCCATTTTTAGTATATTTTATGATAATTTTCTTTATAGCGTCGTATTCGCTGTTTAAGAAGAATGGGGCTGTGTCTTCTGTAATGGGGCGTGATTTGTTTTTCGTGTTTTGGATAATGGTTTTACTTGTGTTAAACTTTATAATAGGATTTGTGCTAGAAGTTTGGTTTGTGGGGATCTTTTTTAGAAAATTAAGAGTTAGTATAAGTGCATTGATGATAGGATTATCATTGTACATATTTATATATAACGTAATTAGCAGAGGAACCTTATATTACGGGCTTAATTGTTTGATAATACTTTTAGTAGCGTATTTCTTTTATGATACGCTAAGTGAGCTTTCAATAGCGGACAATATATTATTTGATGTAGTGCTAAAATTAGTGTTTTCACTGATAGCGACGATAGCACTTTATGTATGGAGTTGTGAATGGAAGGGGATTTACTTTGGGCGAATATTTTATGCAGGTTTTGCTAGTGTAGCGTTATTTTTGATGTTATCGCTATTAAGATATATACCTAATGCGGTATTTGAAAATTTTTCTAAAAATTTAATGTTTAAGTATTGTATAGGCTGTTTCTTATATACATACATGATGTTTATAAGAGCAAAACTTATACATAACAATTTTATAAACGTGGTAGAGTGGGTTGTAGTGTGTGGCGCATTTGGGCTATATTTTTATTCACTTACAAAGAATATAAAAAAAATATCTTACAATTCGTATAATCCGCTTTGGGGTAAGCACAAACAATTAAAAACAATAATAAGAAATGAGGAGTTTTCGAATTTATCAAATAAGATGGACGAGTTTATAGATATGGGAAGAAAGACAGAGCTTGTTACGTTTTTGTTTGGTCAATTATTTGGTTTGGGTATTGAGGAGATGGATATAAATATGGCGATGAATGAGCTTATTGAGCATAAAGATAGGGTGTTGCCAAGATATGCAAGTAGATATAAATTAGAGTATTTGATAAGTCAAAATAAAAATTATAGATATTTAATTGTTGAGTCTACAATAAAAAAAATTAACAGATTAATGGAGGAAAAGTTATGAGCGATCTTAGTGTGTGTGAACAAATAATTAAATCAATAGAGAGTGTGTTTATAACAGAGGATCCAGATGTACTAAAAAAGATACTTTGTGCGTTTTTATCAGGTGGTCATATCCTTTTAGAGGATAATCCAGGGCTTGGAAAAACATCACTTGTAAAAGCTATTGCAAGGACACTTAATATTGAATGGAAGAGGATACAGTTTACTCCAGATTTAATGCCATCTGATATCATAGGAACTAAAATATGGGACACAAATACAAGTAGTTTTAAGCTTGAAAGAGGACCATTATTTACGAATTTCTTATTGGCAGATGAGATAAACAGAGCAATGCCAAAAACTCAGTCTGCGCTATTAGAAGCGATGGAGGAGAAGCAAATAACAATAGATGGAATTACACATAAATTACAAGAACCATTTATAGTTATGGCGACGCAAAATCCAATAGAAATGGAAGGAACATATCAGTTGCCAGAGGCTCAATTAGATAGATTTGCTATAAAGTTATCGCTAGGATATTTGCAAGATATAGAAAGCGAGTGTAAAATTTTAAAGAACAGAATATCCAAAGCAAGTGATGATGTTAGTAAGGATATTACAGCAGTTGTGTCAAAAGAGGATATTATCAATATAAGACAAGATATAGAAAGTATATTTGTTCATGATAACATAATAAAGTACATTACCAAAATAGTAAGACAGACTAGAGTGAACAATAATATAAACGTAGGAGCTTCACCTCGAGGAGCATTGGCGTTACTAAAGCTTACCAAGGCATTGGCGTATATAGAGGATAGAACCTTTGTAACACCTGATGATGTGAAGATGTTAGCGCCAGATATTTTGGGGCATAGAGTGCTATTAAATTTTGAAAGCGCAATGGAAGGAGTAAAGGCAACTAGTGTCATTTTGGATATATTAGATGCAGTGCCGGTACCGAAAGATTTTGTCTAGTAAGGGAGGGTACTTTAAGTGAAGTTTAGTTATATATTTTATAAATATATGGTGTTTTTTTTAGTATTAATCATTTTTGGTTTAGCTTTATCTAATAAAGTATTGTTTAGTGTTGCATTGCTTTTTGTGTTAATGTTAATGCTGTCTTTATTGGTAAGTCCACCTTATGATATAGAAGTAAAAAGGGATCCGGACAAACGGAATTTTTTGACCAATACAGTTTATTCAAATAATGTTTATATAAAAATAAAAAAAGGTTTTGGGCTAATAATATTTGGAGATTTGCTGCAAGAAGATTTAGAGCTTGTATCAGGGTCTAATTATAAAGTGGTGTTTAAGTGGATAGGTGAAAAAGAGGTTATAATGACGTACAAGATACGAACAGTGAATGCGTGTACGTTAGAATTAAAGTCATTTTATTATGAATCACATCATTTTCTAAATCTTTTACGATGTGAAGAGAGGAGCATCAATGTTCGGCAAACGCTTACATTTTCGCCAAGCTCGGTGTATTTTAAGGACATAAGAAATATAGCGATATTGGCAAAATTGTTTAATTATCAGTTTACTAAATCTAAGATAGGAATACCTACACTTGAGTTTAATCAGCTAAGGAATTATGCTTCGGGAGATTCGGTTAAGTATATAAACTGGAAGGCTACAGCGAGGAATGTAGACAGCAGAGGTAAATGTTATCCTGTGGTAAATGAATTTGAAAAAGAGGGAATGTATAATGTATGGTTTTTACTGGATTTCTCAGTGAATATGCTGTACGGATCTAATATAAAAAATGTGTTTAACTATGCGCTAGATACAATATTAAATTTATCTGAGTATTATATAAAAAAGAATGCCAATATAGCGTTTTGTACTTTTGGCGGTAATGAAACTTTTTTATATCCCAATAGTGGTATTAACCAATATTATAAAATATTACGTCAGATGAAACATTTTAGTGAGATAAAGAATGATTACATAAAACTATCATTAAGTAGAGAAGTGGGATTAAAAGAGACTGTGTTTAAGTATAGAAATTACTTTAGTGGATCGGGACCATTTTTCATAATTTTTACCAGAATTATTCCAGGTAATGTTAAAGAGGTATTAAGCGGAGTACGCGAGTGCACTCAATATGTGCAAAAGAATACTAAAAGAAGGTTGCCCATAATGGTAATCAATTTAAATGGACATGTTACCAAGACAAATGAGTCTGATGTGGGCGAAATGGCGACTGATTTTTTGAGAATAAGAGATAAGTATATTGTTGATAAGAATTTAAAAAGAAAGGTTATATGGATTGATTGGGATCCGTTTACACAGGATTTTTATAGTATTTTGTCTAGGAAGATGCAAGAGTACTAAAGGAGGATCAAAAAATGGCGACGGTGAAGATTATACGA
The sequence above is drawn from the Clostridiales bacterium genome and encodes:
- a CDS encoding MoxR family ATPase; this translates as MSDLSVCEQIIKSIESVFITEDPDVLKKILCAFLSGGHILLEDNPGLGKTSLVKAIARTLNIEWKRIQFTPDLMPSDIIGTKIWDTNTSSFKLERGPLFTNFLLADEINRAMPKTQSALLEAMEEKQITIDGITHKLQEPFIVMATQNPIEMEGTYQLPEAQLDRFAIKLSLGYLQDIESECKILKNRISKASDDVSKDITAVVSKEDIINIRQDIESIFVHDNIIKYITKIVRQTRVNNNINVGASPRGALALLKLTKALAYIEDRTFVTPDDVKMLAPDILGHRVLLNFESAMEGVKATSVILDILDAVPVPKDFV
- a CDS encoding DUF58 domain-containing protein, producing MKFSYIFYKYMVFFLVLIIFGLALSNKVLFSVALLFVLMLMLSLLVSPPYDIEVKRDPDKRNFLTNTVYSNNVYIKIKKGFGLIIFGDLLQEDLELVSGSNYKVVFKWIGEKEVIMTYKIRTVNACTLELKSFYYESHHFLNLLRCEERSINVRQTLTFSPSSVYFKDIRNIAILAKLFNYQFTKSKIGIPTLEFNQLRNYASGDSVKYINWKATARNVDSRGKCYPVVNEFEKEGMYNVWFLLDFSVNMLYGSNIKNVFNYALDTILNLSEYYIKKNANIAFCTFGGNETFLYPNSGINQYYKILRQMKHFSEIKNDYIKLSLSREVGLKETVFKYRNYFSGSGPFFIIFTRIIPGNVKEVLSGVRECTQYVQKNTKRRLPIMVINLNGHVTKTNESDVGEMATDFLRIRDKYIVDKNLKRKVIWIDWDPFTQDFYSILSRKMQEY